AGGTGAAAAAAGCCATGGGCACTTCGGTTCGTCGGCTGGAACTCGAACGCGCCCGCAGTGAATTGGCTGTGGCCGAGATCAAGGCCGAGCAGCAGCGAAAGCTGGCGGCCTATGAAAAGCAGCTCGGTCTCGTGAAGAATATTGTGATTGCACTCGGTCTTCTCGCCGGACTTGCGCTCCTCTTCATGGTTCATCGCCTGCGTCTGAACAATGCCCGCATTCAAAGTCTCCAGACCTATATCCAGACGAGGGTTCTGAAACGCTTTCTACCGGCGGCCTTGATCGATGAGATCCTCAAGGGTCGATCACGCCTTGATGAAGAGCCCCAAGCCCGCACGGTGACCATACTCTTCGCCGATCTCGTCAGCTTCACCGCCAAATCCGAGGCTCTCGGTGCGCATAAGACCGCCGCACTCCTGCATGCTTATTTCGATGTGATGTCGCGCGAAATCTTCGCCTGCTCGGGGACCATTGATAAATTCATAGGCGATGCGATCATGGTCATCTTTGGGGCGCCACAGGATCAGGAACCGGCAGTCCAGGCGGATAGAGCCGTCCGCTGTGCCCAGGCCATGCTGAGCGCGCTTGATGTATTGAACCAGACGTTTCAGCACGAATATGGGATCACTTTCCAAATGCGCATCGGCATCAACACTGGCGAGGCCATCGTCGGCAGCATCGGCAGCGAAAATAGATCGGACTATACCGTGATCGGGTCCGCCGTGAATCTGGCTTCGCGCATTGAAAACATTGCCGAGCCGAATGGCATTTTCGTAAGCGCCTCGACCGCCCGCCTGATGCCGGATGGCCTTTGTGAAAACCTCGGACCCTATCGCCTGCGCGGCGTCACCGAAGAGCAAAATCTATTCCGGGTAAGAATCCCGGATTCTGCGCGACAGGCTGTTTGAAATTTTGTGTAGGCCTGCTCCCGAATTTCAAAGCGCAAGGTCCTGGATTCAAACATCTATAAAAATCCTTCTCAGGTTTCCCCCAAAGATCCCGATAAGTTTTCTGTGTATGACATGTGAGACGAACCCTACATCCCAAAATCAGGCTGGTCGGATCCTCAAAGGACCCGACCATCTCTTTTTCAACTCATTGAAATCAATCCAAAATAGTGAATTTTGGCCCTCAAGTTCCCCAACTTTTCCGCCGATGACGTGAAAAACGCCACCGAGGGGAACATCGTGAAAAAGCTTATAGCTGCGTGTCTGTGGAACGCTTTGCTTATCCCTATTATGATGAGCGCCTGTCGCAACGGGAGCAGCGTGCCCCAGCTGCAAGACTCTGAACAGGCTGCGGCCCCCAACCAGACCGATGCCTTGCCTCCGGTCGAGGTCTACGATAGCGTGCTTGTTCCTGGCCCGGCCGAGGCTCCCACGCCTGGGGCGACAGCGACTCCCACGACCACGCCGACACCCATACCGCCGACCGCTTTTTTCCCGGACAGCTGCGCGGCCATTAAAAAAGCCAGGCCCGAATCCTTGAGTGGCGTTTATAAAATTTACCTGAACGCAAATCTGGACACACGCGTTGCTCTGGATGCCTCCTGCGATATGCAAACGGATGGAGGCGGCTGGACGCTCATGCTCAGCTACAATCACAAGGGAGGCACGACTCCGACTTTGTCCGTGCGCACCCAGAATCTGCCGCTGCTCGGCAGTGATATCCTCGGTGATGATGAATCGGCGAAAGCTCTTTTCTGGGGTCACGCGGGGAATGCTCTCTTTGCAAAATTCAGCGCGGCCAAGGAACTTCGTTTCTTCTGCCGCTCGTCCGAAAACACCCGCATGATTCATTTCAAAACCGCCGAACCAGGCTGTCTCTCTGCTGCAAAAACAGGCCAGGGAACCTGCCTTAACGTCCGCACTTCGTTTACTGCATTAACAGGACATAACGCGACGCTTCCTGCAAATATGGATCGCTCGGACAGCAATCGACTCGATGCGGTCCTCACATTCAATACCCTGGGCCGCTTTGTGGATGCCGTTCCCGATGTGATGTGGAGTCTCGCGGGTGATGGCGGCAACTCCTGGGAATGCGACTTTGGTAGCGATTCAAGCGCTTTTGACACCATTCATCGAATTTGGTTCCGTTAAAGGAACATCTTTTGCTAGGGAAATGGCCCAGTGCACTCCAATCCACTTCCCAACTCCCTGGCAAGGAAACGATATGCGATTTGATTCTCCTACTTCCGTTAGTGAATCTCCCATGCTCGATTATAAAGCAGTCTTCGAAGCCACACTGTCACCCTATCTTCTGCTCGCGCTTGATTTCACTATCATCGGTGTGAACGAGGCTTATCTTGGAGCCACGCATTCCGAGCGTGCTCGACTTCTGGGACGTAACATTTTTGAGGTGTTTTCCAGCAGAAGCCGCGAAACCATGGAAT
This Oligoflexus sp. DNA region includes the following protein-coding sequences:
- a CDS encoding fibrinogen-like YCDxxxxGGGW domain-containing protein; translation: MKKLIAACLWNALLIPIMMSACRNGSSVPQLQDSEQAAAPNQTDALPPVEVYDSVLVPGPAEAPTPGATATPTTTPTPIPPTAFFPDSCAAIKKARPESLSGVYKIYLNANLDTRVALDASCDMQTDGGGWTLMLSYNHKGGTTPTLSVRTQNLPLLGSDILGDDESAKALFWGHAGNALFAKFSAAKELRFFCRSSENTRMIHFKTAEPGCLSAAKTGQGTCLNVRTSFTALTGHNATLPANMDRSDSNRLDAVLTFNTLGRFVDAVPDVMWSLAGDGGNSWECDFGSDSSAFDTIHRIWFR